A genomic stretch from Rhabdothermincola salaria includes:
- a CDS encoding chloride channel protein, with protein MGGRRAGELGSVAALLAVAMAGGALAALITAGFIWLYESGLDLVWDTLPDRAGVDPYSSWWPFAILIGGGLVVGLGQMLLGNQPESIERVVAKWKNHGQVEPRTIPATMLNSLFALVAGGPVGFEAALAGLLGGSATWISDRVHGARRLVRQAFGAENDDALPRAVRQLPYWLAAVAGLVTYRWLPFGQLDTSFRFGTFDGDLGVGVVLVAFGFGALAALPIAWGAHIANRAEEAARFRRAPIPFAMVAGLLFALLALPTHLVLFSGQTGYQSLPELGYGTLAYLVVAKWVALVIALGAGWRGGPVFPLFFSVSAAAVLLADGLGLETDIVMVAGTAAVSAVFLKGRIAAAFLLTMYVAPPSYAVVILIGAAGAAAALALAGPARLLPPEPTATGGEPAGDATSGR; from the coding sequence ATGGGAGGGCGGCGCGCGGGTGAGCTGGGTTCCGTCGCTGCGCTCCTCGCAGTGGCGATGGCCGGTGGCGCCCTCGCCGCGCTGATCACCGCCGGCTTCATCTGGCTCTACGAATCGGGCCTCGACCTGGTCTGGGACACACTCCCCGACCGGGCCGGAGTCGACCCGTACTCCTCGTGGTGGCCGTTCGCCATCCTCATCGGGGGCGGGCTCGTCGTCGGGCTCGGCCAGATGCTGCTCGGCAACCAGCCGGAGTCCATCGAGCGGGTCGTGGCCAAGTGGAAGAACCACGGGCAGGTCGAGCCGAGGACGATCCCGGCCACGATGCTCAACTCGTTGTTCGCCCTCGTCGCCGGCGGCCCCGTCGGGTTCGAGGCGGCCCTGGCCGGCCTTCTCGGCGGGTCGGCGACCTGGATCAGCGACCGCGTGCACGGGGCTCGTCGCCTCGTCCGCCAGGCCTTCGGGGCCGAGAACGACGACGCTCTACCTCGCGCCGTGCGCCAGCTCCCCTACTGGCTGGCTGCCGTCGCCGGGCTGGTCACGTACCGGTGGCTGCCCTTCGGTCAGCTCGACACCAGCTTCCGCTTCGGCACGTTCGACGGCGACCTGGGCGTCGGCGTGGTGCTCGTCGCCTTCGGCTTCGGCGCGCTCGCCGCGCTGCCCATCGCCTGGGGCGCCCACATCGCCAACCGGGCAGAGGAGGCCGCTCGCTTCCGACGGGCGCCCATCCCCTTCGCCATGGTCGCCGGCTTGCTGTTCGCCCTGCTCGCCCTGCCCACCCACCTCGTGTTGTTCTCGGGCCAGACCGGCTACCAGTCGCTCCCGGAGCTCGGCTACGGCACCCTCGCCTACCTCGTGGTCGCCAAGTGGGTGGCGCTGGTGATCGCCCTCGGTGCCGGCTGGCGCGGCGGCCCGGTCTTCCCGCTGTTCTTCTCGGTGTCCGCCGCCGCAGTGCTCCTCGCCGACGGGCTCGGACTCGAGACCGACATCGTGATGGTGGCGGGCACCGCAGCGGTGAGCGCCGTGTTCCTGAAGGGACGCATCGCCGCCGCGTTCCTGCTCACCATGTACGTGGCCCCGCCGTCCTACGCCGTCGTCATCCTCATCGGCGCCGCCGGCGCCGCGGCCGCGCTGGCCCTCGCCGGGCCGGCCCGTCTGCTCCCGCCGGAGCCGACTGCCACCGGCGGCGAGCCCGCCGGCGACGCCACCAGCGGCCGCTGA
- a CDS encoding CYTH domain-containing protein — MGTEIERKFLVEDDDWDANEETSADEIDQGYFGPDVEIRVRRYGDHHVVTWKAGKGRSRTEVEIPVDAETFDQLWELTAGSRLQKVRHRVPISGGLVAELDRYRGRLEGLSVVEVEFDSDEASRAFTPPPGFGAEVTDDERFANAKLAVADSPPAAPAG; from the coding sequence ATGGGCACCGAGATCGAGCGCAAGTTCCTGGTCGAGGACGACGACTGGGACGCCAACGAAGAGACCAGCGCGGACGAGATCGACCAGGGGTACTTCGGCCCCGACGTCGAGATCCGCGTCCGTCGCTACGGCGACCACCACGTGGTCACCTGGAAGGCAGGCAAGGGGCGCAGCCGCACCGAGGTGGAGATCCCGGTCGACGCCGAGACCTTCGACCAGCTGTGGGAGCTCACCGCCGGCAGCCGTCTGCAGAAGGTGCGGCACCGGGTGCCGATCAGCGGAGGCCTCGTCGCCGAGCTGGATCGCTACCGCGGACGTCTCGAGGGGCTGAGCGTCGTCGAGGTCGAGTTCGACAGCGACGAAGCCTCCCGAGCCTTCACCCCACCTCCCGGCTTCGGCGCAGAGGTCACCGACGACGAGCGCTTCGCCAACGCCAAGCTGGCCGTGGCCGACAGCCCACCCGCCGCCCCCGCTGGTTGA
- a CDS encoding CHAD domain-containing protein produces the protein MAYAIERENTVEESVRAAAAEQVDKALGDLRDLGRIGPVEAVHDCRKRCKKLRGLVRLVRPSMGSQYGEANAVFRDAARELSSIRDAQSLLGTFDDVVAASSDQLPDGGLPAVRAGLRRRAVAATTEIEGDDDRVQRARRLLEEGRDAIDGWSLADDGWDAIGPGLAKTYARGRKAIASIADAPSPENFHEWRKRAKYTWYHVRLVERAAPSVLVPLGERFHDLADALGDAHDLAVLERQLTTSPEEFGGDEQIEGALIVLRGRRMALEAAARSLGPRLYAEKPGAFVDRLGRYWDTWQALGDELRAGEIADLCAPVDGLEELNVDRLSAMAGEAEIPGRSGMRKADLIGALRVRG, from the coding sequence ATGGCCTACGCCATCGAACGCGAGAACACAGTCGAGGAGTCGGTGCGAGCCGCCGCCGCCGAGCAGGTCGACAAGGCCCTCGGTGACCTTCGGGACCTGGGGCGGATCGGCCCGGTCGAGGCGGTCCACGACTGCCGGAAGCGTTGCAAGAAGCTTCGTGGGCTCGTGCGACTCGTCCGCCCGTCGATGGGCAGCCAGTACGGGGAGGCCAACGCCGTCTTCCGCGACGCAGCCCGCGAGCTCAGCAGCATCCGGGATGCCCAGTCGCTGCTCGGCACCTTCGACGACGTCGTCGCCGCCAGCTCTGACCAGCTGCCCGACGGTGGGCTCCCCGCAGTGCGCGCCGGGCTGCGCCGGCGCGCGGTCGCGGCCACCACCGAGATCGAGGGCGACGACGATCGGGTGCAGCGGGCCCGTCGGCTCCTCGAAGAGGGGCGCGATGCGATCGACGGCTGGTCGTTGGCCGACGACGGTTGGGATGCCATCGGCCCCGGGCTCGCCAAGACCTACGCCCGCGGCCGCAAGGCCATCGCCAGCATCGCCGACGCACCGTCGCCCGAGAACTTCCACGAGTGGCGCAAGCGCGCCAAGTACACCTGGTACCACGTCCGCCTCGTCGAACGCGCTGCCCCCTCGGTGCTCGTGCCGCTGGGTGAGCGGTTCCACGATCTGGCTGACGCGCTCGGCGATGCCCACGACCTGGCCGTCCTCGAGCGGCAGCTGACGACCAGCCCCGAGGAGTTCGGCGGCGACGAGCAGATCGAAGGCGCTCTCATCGTGCTGCGGGGCCGGCGGATGGCCCTCGAGGCTGCCGCTCGGAGCCTCGGGCCCCGGCTCTACGCCGAGAAGCCCGGTGCGTTCGTGGATCGTCTCGGCCGCTACTGGGACACGTGGCAGGCCCTGGGCGACGAGCTCCGCGCCGGTGAGATCGCCGACCTGTGCGCGCCCGTCGACGGGTTGGAGGAACTGAACGTCGACCGGCTCAGCGCCATGGCCGGGGAGGCCGAGATCCCCGGGCGCTCCGGTATGCGCAAGGCGGACCTGATCGGTGCGCTCCGGGTTCGAGGCTGA
- a CDS encoding type III polyketide synthase, producing the protein MRGTVTGFGSAFPPSTDQGELWDRFFAARFGERRGAEQVWANSGVEARGGVVVPTDTDVSTWGTGARMERFMEEAMPLGAEAVQGCLADAGLEPTDVDLFAVVSCTGYGTPGLDIRLADTLGMDVSTQRVHIGHMGCYAAIPGLATVADAATARGKTAVLLCLELCSLHVQPPSDQLDQVVAHALFADAAAAVAVTPGGSGFEMVDVVARTDSTRADQMTWDVTDHGFRMGLSPRVPAALARHVADVVSELLSPHALAVGDVAGWAIHPGGPRIVDVVGDRLGLDPDDLAASRRVLRDHGNCSSPTVLVILQELVDTSSFDDGDHVVAMAFGPGLTLYAALLRRRS; encoded by the coding sequence GTGAGGGGCACCGTCACCGGCTTCGGTTCGGCGTTCCCCCCGTCGACCGACCAGGGCGAGCTGTGGGACCGGTTCTTCGCGGCTCGCTTCGGCGAGCGCCGTGGGGCCGAGCAGGTCTGGGCCAACTCCGGGGTCGAGGCCCGGGGCGGCGTCGTCGTACCGACCGACACCGACGTGAGCACCTGGGGCACCGGCGCCCGCATGGAACGGTTCATGGAGGAGGCGATGCCGCTCGGGGCCGAAGCGGTGCAGGGCTGCCTGGCCGACGCCGGCCTCGAGCCGACCGACGTCGACCTGTTCGCCGTCGTGTCCTGCACCGGCTACGGCACGCCCGGGCTCGACATCAGGCTGGCCGACACCCTCGGCATGGACGTCTCCACCCAGAGGGTCCACATCGGCCACATGGGCTGCTACGCCGCCATCCCGGGACTCGCCACCGTCGCCGACGCGGCCACCGCACGGGGCAAGACGGCCGTGCTGCTGTGCCTCGAGCTGTGCAGCCTCCACGTGCAACCACCTTCCGACCAGCTCGATCAGGTCGTCGCCCACGCCCTCTTCGCCGATGCGGCCGCCGCCGTCGCCGTGACGCCCGGAGGCTCCGGGTTCGAGATGGTCGACGTGGTGGCCCGCACCGACTCCACCCGGGCCGACCAGATGACCTGGGACGTCACCGACCACGGCTTCCGCATGGGCCTCTCCCCCCGGGTCCCGGCGGCGCTGGCCCGCCACGTCGCCGACGTCGTGAGCGAGCTGCTGTCACCGCACGCGCTGGCCGTCGGTGACGTCGCCGGCTGGGCCATCCACCCCGGCGGGCCCAGGATCGTCGACGTCGTGGGCGACCGGCTGGGTCTGGACCCGGACGACCTCGCCGCATCGCGCCGGGTCCTCCGCGACCACGGCAACTGCTCGTCCCCGACCGTGCTCGTCATCCTCCAAGAGCTGGTCGACACGTCCTCGTTCGACGACGGCGACCACGTGGTGGCCATGGCGTTCGGCCCCGGCCTCACCCTCTACGCCGCCCTCCTCCGCCGGCGCTCGTGA
- a CDS encoding acyl-CoA dehydrogenase family protein: MTDEELAERAAAVARQLAERAAHHDATAGFPADDVEDLRAAGLLGLMVPTEMGGLGAGFAQYVAVAMVLAEASPATALLFNMHVSVTGGLAGLTPEVAAALGADEHFSDQREQALRRAADGSFHAVAISEPGIGSRLSQVRTTYEPHPDGYLLQGVKSPSSGASHADAYLVAARSRSDEPRKISYFLVPAGDGVEVAGVWDPHGMRATESLTVTLDTVVPRQALLGVEGVAVALAHLMPQWLVASYAAVYAGVALAAVRLGAEELTDRPGVSSAVRSRLGRADASAQAAVLAVERAALAVDRAPGEPETNRWVYRAKLLAGDAAMDAAGSVAEACGLRVLQRGHPLERMLRDARLGAVMPPRSDVCADHLGTLALGLDPATTLEDPPW, encoded by the coding sequence GTGACCGACGAGGAGCTCGCCGAGCGGGCCGCAGCCGTGGCCCGCCAGCTGGCGGAGCGAGCCGCACACCACGACGCCACCGCCGGCTTCCCCGCCGACGACGTCGAAGACCTGCGAGCCGCCGGCCTCCTCGGGCTGATGGTGCCCACGGAGATGGGCGGGCTCGGCGCCGGGTTCGCCCAGTACGTCGCGGTGGCCATGGTCCTCGCCGAAGCCAGCCCGGCCACGGCCCTGCTGTTCAACATGCACGTGTCGGTCACCGGTGGCCTCGCCGGGCTCACGCCCGAGGTGGCCGCCGCCTTGGGTGCCGACGAGCACTTCAGCGACCAACGCGAGCAGGCCCTGCGGCGCGCCGCCGACGGGTCCTTCCACGCCGTCGCCATCAGCGAACCGGGCATCGGCTCACGGCTGTCGCAGGTCCGCACCACCTACGAACCCCACCCCGACGGCTACCTGCTGCAGGGGGTGAAGTCGCCGTCGTCGGGGGCGTCGCACGCCGACGCCTACCTCGTGGCAGCGAGATCCCGGAGCGACGAGCCCCGGAAGATCTCGTACTTCCTGGTCCCCGCCGGCGATGGGGTGGAGGTGGCAGGGGTATGGGATCCGCATGGGATGCGCGCCACCGAGAGCCTCACCGTCACCCTCGACACCGTGGTGCCGCGTCAGGCGCTCCTCGGCGTCGAGGGCGTCGCCGTGGCCCTGGCCCACCTGATGCCCCAGTGGCTCGTCGCGTCCTATGCCGCCGTCTACGCCGGCGTGGCGCTGGCCGCCGTGCGCCTGGGCGCGGAGGAGCTGACGGACCGCCCCGGCGTCAGCAGCGCCGTCCGCTCCCGACTCGGCCGCGCCGATGCCTCGGCTCAGGCGGCCGTCCTGGCCGTCGAACGAGCGGCGCTCGCCGTCGACCGGGCACCCGGCGAGCCGGAGACGAACCGCTGGGTCTACCGGGCCAAGCTGCTCGCCGGCGATGCCGCCATGGACGCGGCCGGATCGGTGGCCGAGGCCTGCGGGCTCCGGGTGCTGCAGCGGGGCCACCCGCTCGAGCGGATGCTGCGCGACGCCCGCCTCGGCGCCGTCATGCCGCCCCGGAGCGACGTCTGCGCCGACCACCTGGGAACCCTCGCTCTCGGTCTGGATCCCGCCACCACGCTGGAGGATCCCCCGTGGTGA
- a CDS encoding methyltransferase domain-containing protein has translation MSSTRAAPVRPRNDLRQYDDLAETWWDGGGPFAALHWLAEARGRLVPAPEPGAVAVDLGTGGGLMAAHLDGYHHIGLDLTRSALHVARRRGVMAAQADVRAVPLATASADVVLAGELFEHVRPLEPVVAEIARVLRPGGTVVFDTLNDTRFARTALVTVAERLPGGPPPRIHDPALFVAPDRLRALFADHGVDVTMHGLRPSVPEYLRFLVRRRGRVTMVRTRSLNGVYAGTGRKR, from the coding sequence ATGAGCTCGACGAGAGCTGCACCGGTACGACCCCGCAACGACCTGCGCCAGTACGACGACCTGGCCGAGACGTGGTGGGACGGCGGCGGCCCCTTCGCGGCCCTGCACTGGCTCGCCGAAGCCCGTGGGCGCCTGGTGCCCGCCCCCGAGCCCGGCGCGGTGGCCGTGGACCTGGGCACGGGCGGCGGCCTCATGGCCGCGCATCTCGACGGCTACCACCACATAGGCCTGGACCTCACCCGTTCTGCGCTCCACGTCGCCCGACGCAGGGGGGTGATGGCGGCCCAGGCCGACGTGCGCGCCGTGCCCCTCGCCACCGCCTCCGCCGACGTGGTCCTGGCCGGCGAGCTGTTCGAGCACGTGCGGCCCCTCGAGCCGGTCGTCGCCGAGATCGCTCGCGTGCTGCGCCCCGGCGGCACCGTCGTGTTCGACACCCTCAACGACACCAGGTTCGCCCGGACGGCGCTGGTCACCGTCGCCGAACGCCTGCCGGGAGGGCCCCCGCCCCGCATCCACGACCCAGCCCTCTTCGTCGCTCCCGACCGACTCCGCGCCCTCTTCGCCGACCACGGCGTCGACGTCACCATGCACGGCTTGCGGCCCTCGGTGCCCGAGTACCTGCGCTTCCTCGTCCGACGCCGAGGCCGGGTGACCATGGTCCGAACGAGGTCGCTCAACGGGGTCTACGCCGGGACCGGGCGGAAACGGTGA
- a CDS encoding UbiA family prenyltransferase — protein sequence MRGLLRASHFQPTVVVTAITATLASIVGRGAPGVAAVVAAVLAGQLSVGWSNDWADRDRDRRAGRRDKPIVAGAVASTTVGRAAIIALVLTVPLSMLSGWRAGVVHVAAVLAAWAYNLGLKRTVASAACYLVAFGLLPAFVTLGLPGHPWPPAWATVAAALMGAGAHFVNGLADRESDARTGVRGLPQRISYLGGLLIGAGLLGVALALIAVGPPDGPSAGTAALLAVGSVALVAVVVAALTGRERAAWSLTLVTAVSAVVALVLNGDALVV from the coding sequence GTGCGAGGCCTGCTGCGGGCGAGCCACTTCCAGCCCACCGTCGTCGTCACCGCCATTACCGCCACGCTGGCGTCCATCGTCGGACGGGGCGCTCCGGGTGTGGCGGCGGTGGTGGCTGCCGTGCTGGCGGGGCAGCTGTCGGTGGGGTGGAGCAACGACTGGGCCGACCGTGACCGGGACCGCAGGGCCGGTCGCCGGGACAAGCCGATCGTGGCCGGTGCGGTGGCGTCCACCACGGTGGGACGAGCAGCGATCATCGCCCTCGTGCTCACCGTGCCGTTGTCCATGCTCTCGGGGTGGCGGGCCGGTGTCGTGCACGTCGCCGCCGTCCTCGCCGCGTGGGCCTACAACCTGGGGCTGAAGCGGACGGTGGCCAGTGCCGCGTGCTACCTCGTGGCCTTCGGGCTCCTGCCCGCCTTCGTGACGCTCGGGCTGCCCGGCCACCCCTGGCCTCCCGCCTGGGCCACCGTCGCTGCCGCCCTCATGGGTGCCGGTGCCCACTTCGTCAACGGCCTGGCCGATCGGGAGTCCGACGCTCGCACGGGCGTCCGCGGCCTGCCCCAGCGGATCTCCTACCTCGGCGGGTTGCTCATCGGCGCCGGACTGCTCGGGGTGGCGCTGGCGCTGATCGCCGTCGGGCCCCCGGATGGCCCGTCGGCCGGCACCGCTGCGCTGCTGGCCGTGGGCTCCGTCGCTCTCGTCGCCGTCGTGGTCGCCGCCTTGACGGGACGTGAGCGCGCCGCATGGTCGCTCACGCTCGTCACCGCAGTCAGCGCGGTCGTGGCGCTCGTGCTCAACGGCGACGCGCTCGTCGTCTGA
- a CDS encoding PilZ domain-containing protein, whose translation MERPGPYERRIGERVPIEPIEVTWLVPAEESGRFGRRRRVVREQSGRVLDVSITGAAIEGPAESGLRTGAEVTIRACGGDSVVRIRRAQETERSGILRYGVEFVALDGGLKGEVSSILQRGRPGESTWRRSL comes from the coding sequence ATGGAGAGGCCAGGACCCTACGAGCGACGAATCGGAGAACGCGTTCCGATCGAGCCCATCGAGGTCACCTGGCTCGTCCCCGCCGAGGAGTCCGGACGGTTCGGTCGTCGCCGCCGCGTCGTCAGGGAGCAGTCGGGGCGAGTGCTCGACGTCTCCATCACGGGTGCGGCCATCGAAGGACCGGCCGAATCAGGTCTGCGCACCGGTGCCGAGGTGACGATTCGAGCCTGTGGTGGCGACTCGGTCGTGCGGATCCGGCGCGCCCAGGAGACCGAGCGGTCAGGAATCCTTCGGTACGGCGTCGAGTTCGTCGCCCTCGACGGTGGCCTCAAAGGCGAGGTGAGCTCCATCCTGCAACGCGGTCGGCCCGGCGAGTCCACGTGGCGCCGCTCGCTCTAG
- a CDS encoding enoyl-CoA hydratase, translating to MSADRNDLVLIDKPRPHTTVITLNRPERMNSMAFQLMVPFAEALEEVGADNDTTCVILTGAGRGFCSGADTSDDGGPPPNIDGLTLTRIATKSMSLLADLVPAMQRMQQPVICAVNGAAIGGGMCLTLGADIRLAGESAYFRAAGINNGLTATELGLSFLLPRAIGSSRAFEFMLSGRDIDAHEAAEIGLVSRVVPDEDLMTEALDLADRINGWSTQGISLTKRAMWAGLEMGSLRAAIEMETHTQLFVRLTTKNFEEGVRARKEGRPPEFQD from the coding sequence ATGAGCGCTGATCGCAACGACCTCGTCCTGATCGACAAGCCGCGGCCCCACACCACCGTCATCACGCTGAACCGGCCCGAGCGGATGAACTCGATGGCCTTCCAGCTGATGGTGCCCTTCGCCGAGGCGCTCGAGGAGGTGGGGGCCGACAACGACACCACCTGCGTGATCCTCACCGGTGCCGGTCGTGGCTTCTGCTCCGGAGCCGACACCAGCGACGACGGCGGCCCGCCCCCCAACATCGACGGCCTGACCCTCACCCGCATCGCCACCAAGTCGATGTCGCTGCTGGCCGACCTGGTGCCGGCCATGCAGCGCATGCAGCAGCCCGTGATCTGCGCGGTCAACGGCGCCGCCATCGGCGGGGGGATGTGCCTCACGCTGGGCGCCGACATCCGCCTCGCCGGCGAGTCCGCCTACTTCCGTGCGGCGGGCATCAACAACGGCCTGACCGCGACCGAGCTCGGTCTCAGCTTCTTGTTGCCCCGGGCCATCGGGTCGTCGCGGGCGTTCGAGTTCATGCTGTCCGGGCGTGACATCGACGCCCACGAGGCGGCCGAGATCGGTCTCGTGTCTCGGGTGGTCCCCGACGAGGACCTGATGACCGAGGCGCTCGATCTCGCCGACCGGATCAACGGCTGGAGCACCCAGGGCATCTCGCTGACCAAGCGGGCCATGTGGGCCGGCCTCGAGATGGGCAGCCTGCGGGCCGCCATCGAGATGGAGACGCACACCCAGCTGTTCGTGCGCCTCACGACGAAGAACTTCGAGGAGGGCGTGCGGGCCCGCAAGGAAGGCCGCCCACCCGAGTTCCAGGACTGA
- a CDS encoding nuclear transport factor 2 family protein: MTMSLQEISDRMEIQDLLVAYSYAIDTRDWDALDGIFTPDAHIDYTAFGGSAGNVAETKAFLAEAMPMFSSFQHMVSTSKIEIDGDTAHVKTICHNPMVMKLGDDKVQVFYCGLWYVDEMVRTSDGWRIKHRAEEKSYVHNMPGVGDS; encoded by the coding sequence ATGACCATGAGCCTGCAGGAGATCTCCGACCGCATGGAGATCCAGGACCTGTTGGTGGCCTACAGCTACGCCATCGACACCCGCGACTGGGACGCCCTCGACGGGATCTTCACCCCCGACGCCCACATCGACTACACGGCCTTCGGGGGCAGCGCCGGGAACGTGGCCGAGACCAAGGCGTTCCTGGCCGAGGCCATGCCGATGTTCAGCTCCTTCCAGCACATGGTGTCGACCTCCAAGATCGAGATCGACGGCGACACCGCCCACGTCAAGACCATCTGCCACAACCCGATGGTCATGAAGCTCGGCGACGACAAGGTGCAGGTCTTCTACTGCGGGCTCTGGTACGTCGACGAGATGGTGCGGACCTCCGACGGCTGGCGCATCAAGCACCGCGCCGAGGAGAAGTCCTACGTGCACAACATGCCCGGCGTCGGCGACTCCTGA
- a CDS encoding phytanoyl-CoA dioxygenase family protein: MTDETTSDTTRPSTAEAVEQITRDGYTILERVVPDDLVAELVERVDVAMARQGTAYGTNTFLGHHTRRLFNLLARDPAFARVPVFEPVLDVASGVLDEGLLVSSMTAIEMNPGQAPQPFHADDGSIPLPRPHVPITCVAIWALTDFTEENGATRLVPGSHRADRIPRKGEQPDELVEATMPAGSVLVYNGSVWHGGGENRSDARRMGLVSNYCAGWVRHEENQLLALSPEQVAAFPPRLRRMVGYGIYRGLIGHVDQVDPATWLDPDTASDLVWDRIR; this comes from the coding sequence GTGACCGACGAGACGACCAGCGACACGACCCGCCCCTCGACGGCCGAGGCCGTCGAGCAGATCACCAGGGACGGCTACACCATCCTCGAGCGGGTGGTGCCCGACGACCTGGTGGCCGAGCTGGTGGAGCGGGTGGACGTCGCCATGGCCCGCCAGGGCACCGCCTACGGCACCAACACCTTCCTCGGCCACCACACCCGGCGGCTGTTCAACCTGCTGGCCCGCGATCCGGCGTTCGCCCGGGTGCCGGTGTTCGAACCGGTGCTCGACGTGGCCTCCGGCGTCCTCGACGAGGGGCTGCTGGTGTCGTCGATGACCGCCATCGAGATGAACCCGGGCCAGGCACCCCAGCCGTTCCACGCCGACGACGGGTCCATCCCGCTGCCCCGCCCGCACGTGCCGATCACGTGCGTGGCCATCTGGGCGCTCACCGACTTCACCGAGGAGAACGGGGCCACCCGCCTGGTGCCCGGTTCGCACCGGGCCGACCGCATCCCCCGCAAGGGTGAGCAGCCCGACGAGCTGGTGGAGGCGACGATGCCGGCCGGCAGCGTGCTCGTCTACAACGGGTCGGTGTGGCACGGGGGCGGCGAGAACCGCTCCGATGCCCGCCGCATGGGCCTCGTGTCGAACTACTGCGCCGGCTGGGTGCGCCACGAGGAGAACCAGCTGCTGGCCCTCTCACCCGAGCAGGTGGCCGCCTTCCCGCCGCGGCTGCGGCGCATGGTGGGCTACGGGATCTACCGGGGGCTGATCGGCCACGTCGACCAGGTCGACCCGGCCACCTGGCTGGACCCCGACACGGCCAGCGACCTGGTCTGGGACCGCATCCGCTGA
- the dcd gene encoding dCTP deaminase, whose protein sequence is MILSDRTIREELAAGRIEIDPLDETCIQPSSVDLHIDRYFRVFRNHTMGYIDVKANLEDLTELVEINAEDVFILHPGEFVLGSTSERVRLPADLVARLEGKSSLGRLGLLIHSTAGFVDAGWDGQLTLELSNVANLPITLYPGMKIGQISFIRMTSEAEHPYGSSSVGSKYQGQVGPRPSRYWENF, encoded by the coding sequence GTGATCCTCTCCGACCGCACCATCCGCGAGGAGCTCGCCGCCGGGCGCATCGAGATCGACCCGCTCGACGAGACGTGCATCCAGCCCTCCTCCGTCGACTTGCACATCGATCGCTACTTCCGGGTGTTCCGGAACCACACGATGGGCTACATCGACGTCAAGGCCAACCTCGAGGACCTCACCGAGCTGGTCGAGATCAACGCCGAGGACGTCTTCATCCTCCACCCCGGCGAGTTCGTGCTGGGCTCCACCAGCGAGCGGGTGCGCCTCCCCGCCGACCTGGTGGCCCGCCTCGAGGGCAAGTCCAGCCTCGGTCGCCTGGGTCTGCTCATCCACTCCACCGCCGGGTTCGTCGACGCCGGTTGGGACGGCCAGCTCACGCTCGAGCTCTCCAACGTGGCCAACCTGCCCATCACCCTCTACCCGGGCATGAAGATCGGCCAGATCAGCTTCATCCGCATGACCAGCGAGGCCGAGCACCCGTACGGCTCCAGTTCGGTCGGCTCGAAGTACCAGGGCCAGGTCGGCCCTCGGCCCAGCCGGTACTGGGAGAACTTCTAG